In Candidatus Stygibacter australis, the DNA window TCTCGGTCAGCAAAGGCATACTTAAGTGAATTTGTAATTATTTCGTTAATAATCAATCCACAAGGAATAGCAATATTTACATCCAGCAGAATATCTTTGAGATCAAATTCAAAATCGATTTGACAGGGAGGAGTAAAGGTATTCATTAAAAGACTGGTGAGACTTTGCACATAATCCTGAAAATCTATCCTTGCCAGATCATCAGAACGGTATAGCTTTTCATGGATAAGCGACATAGATTTCACACGGTGATAGCTGTCATCAAAGATTCCCACAAGAGTTTCATCATCAATGTAATTTGCCTGCATCTTTAAAAGACTGGAGATCACCTGCATATTGTTTTTTACCCGATGATGGATCTCTTTCATCATCACATCTTTTTCTTCCAGTGAAAGCTCCAGTTTTTCCTGATATTGACGACGATCACTGACTTCCTTTTGTAATGACTCATTTAATCTGGTTAATTCCGAAGTTCTAAGTGCTACTCTTTGTTCTAATTCAGATTTAATTTTTTTCAGCTCATTTTCAGTGCGGGTGCGCTCTCTAACCTCGACCTTTAAAGCTTTATTAACATTGGATTTGGATGCATTCACCCAGACCATTAATACAACTAAAACTGCAAGCGAGATCATCCCCATCCACATTCTGGATTTCTGAAGATTTAAAATTGTATTCTGCTTCTTGAGCAGTTCTACTTCATATCGTTTTTTCCCTACTTCAAACCTGGTTTGCAAGTCAGCAATATTCAATTCATAATTAAGATCAGAGTATTTTTTATGAAATTCCAGGGCTTTTTTATAATCTCCCGTTTGAGTATAAAGCTCTGCCAGACGAAAATAGATCTCTTTTATTAAAAAATCTTCACCTAAACCTTGAGATAATTCCAGGCTCTGCAAAAAGCTTTTTACTGAATTATCATAATTACTTAAGATAAGATAAAGGTTTCCCAGATTATAAAGAGAAGTAATTATCCCAATCATATTTTCATCGCTTTTTTCCAGATTCAATGATGTGATATTTTTCTTGATTGCTTCATCATAATTTTTATTGATCTCAGCAATCACTGCCAGGTTATTTTCCAGGGAAGCAAGACCAGTAACATGATTGTATTTATTTGCCATATCCCTTGCTTGAAGGTAAGTTTCTTTTGCCTGCTTTATTTTACCTGAACGCATTTGAATATTACCAATACTGATCAATATTTCAATCTGACTTGAGAAATCTTTGATCTCGTTATAAATCTTCAAGGCTGCGTTGTAATCTCTTAATGCCAGTTCATATTTTCCCATTTTCCCATGCAGATAGCCTCGAAACCCCAAACCATCGGCATATTCCCATCTATTTTTCCCCTGATCAGCATTTTCCAGAAGCAGATTGATATTCTTTTGTGCTTCAGCAAAATCTCCCAGTTTAAAATATGCCATGGAAAGGTTATGACGGATCAAACCCTGCCGCCAGACGAGTTGATTAGCATCCTCTATATCTAGCGCTTGATAATAATAATCAAGGGCCTGTTCGTAATTAAAGAAATGAAAATATACATTACCAATTTTGATCAACTGGTCTGATATTGATTTAACATCGCCTTCCTGTTTTTGCAATTCATAAGATTTTACGGCATATTCCAAAGCTTTTTCTTCATTTTGGGCGACTATCCAGACTTTGGTTAGGCCGTCATATATCTCTGGCAATTCTTTTTTATCACGCAATTTAAGGATTACTGATTCTGCTTCCAGATATTCTTCTGATGCTTTTTCATATTCCTCCATATGCAGATACGTTTCTGCCAGGGTGAGTAATGAGATCACTACTCCAAAATCAATATGTGAACTACGAGCTATTTCCAGTGCCTGATGGCCATATTCAAGGCTTTGGTCATAAGATTTTTTCCAACTATCCCGAGCCAGTTTATTCAAAATATACATTTTCTTTTTATTACTAGCCTGTTCAAGGATACGCTCAGGATGATCAATATATTCCTGTGGTAGTAATACCTCCGGAATTTTAAATGCCTGAGCATATAATCCCGGTTCTTCAATCGTAGTAGTTCCCTTAAGTTCTTTTAGGGCAATATTAAGATCTACAGCATTTGCTATGCCTATTAGTAAAAGCAGCAAAATGAGAAAAATTCTTTGTTTAGCAACCATTTTTAATCCAATTTTATATTTTCATTATTCAATTCAATATTTTCCAACACAGATGGACGAGATGCGGATACTTCCACTCTTCCTTTGATCACCACATTCTCCCCAAAGTGTACATCTCCCTCGATAGACAATGCTTCACAATCTTCCAACGATGGATAATGACCATTCATCCTTTGATCAAAATCATTCACGGTTTTATAATATTTCTCATCAAGCTGAATTTGAGGAGCATAAGCTTTGCCTTCTATTAATTTTATCTGCCAGTTCTCATCAATTGCATAAGCATTTGAGCGTACTGCCAGAAATTCATTAGTCTTTTTTACTGGAACAAAACGCTCTCTTCCCACAACTACTGCCCGACTATCTTCAAATACATTTATCGCTGATCCCATAGCAGATTCCAATTGAATTAAGGAAATTCCATCTAATTTCTTCTCGTTCATGATTGGTGTAAGCTGCAGAAAATTTTCATTTTCATGCAATTTCTGCTCCAAAGTCTGCAGATTGACCCATAGGTTATTTGTATTGAAATATTTATAAAAATCAATATTCTGAAAATCTTTGATCTCTTCTTCAGGACATTGAGCAGATTCTCTTAAGATCAATCTACCCTGCTTGTCCTGTGCCAGATGCCCACCTTTTTTATCCATTTCTGTACGGTGGCACACTTCCATGATGAATGGGACATCTTCTTCTGCTATATATTGTAGTATCCTGCCGTCTGCAACCGCCCCTAAATTATCAGAGTTTGAGATAAAGATATATTTATATCCCTTTTTCAGCAGAAGATCAAGCACTCCTGTTTTCTTCATAACCATATATATCTCACCATGTCCAGGAGGATTCCAGTTTAGTTTATCATCAGCCATCTCCAATGGTTTCAAGGTATCTTTGATCACTTTAGGA includes these proteins:
- a CDS encoding UTP--glucose-1-phosphate uridylyltransferase is translated as MANNFELFKAKMQAEKLDQIVIDSFRYLYDKLAAGESGKLCRTEIDQPADDRLVLYADLPDGKKAPLEQMAVIKLNGGLGTSMGLDKAKSLLKVKDEYTFLDIIALQIINLRKQKDIAIPLLFMNSFNTSDDTLSYLAKYNSLKINDLPLDFLQNKFPKVIKDTLKPLEMADDKLNWNPPGHGEIYMVMKKTGVLDLLLKKGYKYIFISNSDNLGAVADGRILQYIAEEDVPFIMEVCHRTEMDKKGGHLAQDKQGRLILRESAQCPEEEIKDFQNIDFYKYFNTNNLWVNLQTLEQKLHENENFLQLTPIMNEKKLDGISLIQLESAMGSAINVFEDSRAVVVGRERFVPVKKTNEFLAVRSNAYAIDENWQIKLIEGKAYAPQIQLDEKYYKTVNDFDQRMNGHYPSLEDCEALSIEGDVHFGENVVIKGRVEVSASRPSVLENIELNNENIKLD
- a CDS encoding tetratricopeptide repeat protein, translated to MLLLLIGIANAVDLNIALKELKGTTTIEEPGLYAQAFKIPEVLLPQEYIDHPERILEQASNKKKMYILNKLARDSWKKSYDQSLEYGHQALEIARSSHIDFGVVISLLTLAETYLHMEEYEKASEEYLEAESVILKLRDKKELPEIYDGLTKVWIVAQNEEKALEYAVKSYELQKQEGDVKSISDQLIKIGNVYFHFFNYEQALDYYYQALDIEDANQLVWRQGLIRHNLSMAYFKLGDFAEAQKNINLLLENADQGKNRWEYADGLGFRGYLHGKMGKYELALRDYNAALKIYNEIKDFSSQIEILISIGNIQMRSGKIKQAKETYLQARDMANKYNHVTGLASLENNLAVIAEINKNYDEAIKKNITSLNLEKSDENMIGIITSLYNLGNLYLILSNYDNSVKSFLQSLELSQGLGEDFLIKEIYFRLAELYTQTGDYKKALEFHKKYSDLNYELNIADLQTRFEVGKKRYEVELLKKQNTILNLQKSRMWMGMISLAVLVVLMVWVNASKSNVNKALKVEVRERTRTENELKKIKSELEQRVALRTSELTRLNESLQKEVSDRRQYQEKLELSLEEKDVMMKEIHHRVKNNMQVISSLLKMQANYIDDETLVGIFDDSYHRVKSMSLIHEKLYRSDDLARIDFQDYVQSLTSLLMNTFTPPCQIDFEFDLKDILLDVNIAIPCGLIINEIITNSLKYAFADREHGKVIINMTHDLFSGYILKIKDNGIGLPEGFDVNKTRSLGMRLVYLLSEDQLEGKVEIGSDNGTEFIITFPGIST